The Pedobacter roseus genome contains a region encoding:
- a CDS encoding alpha-L-fucosidase — MKFIKYTILLLLSLSISLAINAQTKSPKSSTMGDFMDKRFGMFIHWGPVSLRGTEIGWSRGDQVEVNDYDNLYKEFNPVLFDADAVVKTAKDAGMKYLTITARHHDGFCLWPTAYTDFNIKNTPYKKDIVGALNEACKKQGIKFCIYYSVLDWHHPDYPIHSPKNQTIDPKSDMNRYLLYMKNQLKELITNYDPYMLWFDGQWEKPWTDEMGKDLYAYLKKLKPDVITNNRLGKEFAAMENKNIDASKMIGDYDTPEQVVGKLNMTTPWESCFTICNQWAWKPNDKMKSLKQCLDIVSKTAGGNGNLLLNVGPMPDGRIEARQADRLKEIGDWLKVNGEAIYGTLGGPYQPNNDYATTRKGNKMYLHILNTNIAKLNLKAIPGRKVKKASLLNGQAVDVVQNSDISITLPASQADKLNYIIVLELNGNAEDIQIIK, encoded by the coding sequence ATGAAATTCATAAAGTACACCATCTTATTGTTGCTGAGCCTGAGTATAAGTTTAGCAATAAATGCGCAGACCAAAAGCCCAAAATCGTCAACCATGGGCGATTTTATGGATAAACGTTTTGGCATGTTTATCCATTGGGGGCCGGTAAGTTTGCGCGGTACCGAAATTGGCTGGAGCCGCGGAGACCAGGTTGAAGTAAATGATTACGATAACTTATACAAAGAATTTAACCCTGTTTTATTTGATGCCGATGCCGTTGTAAAAACCGCTAAAGATGCCGGCATGAAATACCTCACCATCACCGCCAGGCACCATGACGGATTTTGCTTATGGCCAACAGCATATACCGATTTCAATATTAAAAATACTCCTTACAAAAAGGACATTGTGGGTGCACTAAACGAAGCCTGCAAAAAGCAGGGCATTAAATTCTGTATTTATTATTCAGTGCTGGATTGGCACCACCCTGATTATCCTATACACTCTCCAAAAAATCAAACAATAGATCCAAAATCGGATATGAACCGGTATTTGTTGTACATGAAAAACCAGTTAAAAGAACTGATCACCAATTACGACCCTTATATGCTCTGGTTTGATGGTCAATGGGAAAAACCCTGGACAGATGAAATGGGTAAAGACCTGTACGCCTACCTCAAAAAACTGAAACCCGATGTAATTACCAATAACCGCCTGGGAAAAGAATTTGCAGCGATGGAAAATAAAAACATCGATGCATCTAAAATGATTGGCGATTACGATACGCCCGAGCAGGTGGTAGGCAAGCTAAACATGACAACACCTTGGGAAAGCTGTTTTACCATTTGTAACCAGTGGGCCTGGAAACCAAATGATAAAATGAAATCGCTAAAGCAATGCCTCGATATTGTTTCTAAAACTGCGGGTGGCAATGGTAATCTGTTATTAAACGTTGGCCCCATGCCTGATGGAAGGATTGAAGCCCGGCAGGCAGACCGCTTAAAAGAAATAGGCGATTGGCTAAAAGTTAACGGCGAAGCCATCTATGGTACATTAGGCGGTCCTTACCAGCCCAATAATGATTATGCAACCACCAGAAAGGGCAATAAAATGTATTTGCACATACTTAATACCAATATAGCTAAATTGAATTTAAAAGCTATCCCTGGCCGAAAAGTAAAGAAAGCATCTCTTTTAAACGGACAGGCGGTTGATGTGGTTCAAAACAGTGATATTTCGATAACACTTCCTGCCAGTCAGGCGGATAAATTAAATTACATCATTGTTTTGGAACTAAACGGAAATGCTGAAGATATCCAGATCATCAAATAA
- a CDS encoding L-rhamnose mutarotase encodes MKNLKNRYGLMFMPLLILLACNTTTKPEQSGFDQKDAEQKVKRYGSITGIKPEQIAAYKKLHAAAWPGVLKKITECNIHNYSIYLKEIEGKPYLFSYFEYTGKDFDADMKKMAADTTTQRWWKETAPMQIPLPDAAAKGETWSGMEEVFHQD; translated from the coding sequence ATGAAAAACTTAAAAAACAGGTATGGCTTGATGTTTATGCCATTACTAATCCTTTTAGCCTGCAATACCACTACAAAACCCGAACAATCGGGTTTTGACCAAAAAGATGCGGAACAGAAAGTAAAACGCTACGGTTCAATAACCGGAATAAAACCAGAACAAATTGCGGCTTATAAAAAATTACATGCTGCAGCATGGCCCGGGGTATTAAAAAAAATAACCGAATGCAACATCCATAACTATTCAATCTACCTCAAAGAAATAGAAGGGAAACCCTATTTATTCAGTTATTTCGAATACACCGGAAAAGATTTCGATGCAGATATGAAAAAAATGGCTGCTGATACCACTACCCAACGTTGGTGGAAAGAAACCGCGCCCATGCAAATTCCCCTGCCTGATGCCGCTGCAAAAGGCGAAACCTGGAGTGGCATGGAAGAAGTTTTCCATCAGGATTAA
- a CDS encoding glycoside hydrolase family 95 protein, which produces MKKSPLFLFFILITCTATKVLSQSNHKDKIWFTSPANANTKDNPNGWKSDPEWLKALPVGNGFLGAMVFGDVNQERIQLNEKSLWSGSVDDNDNPDAAKYIPEIRNLLFEGKYKEAAELTNKTQICMGKGSGQGSGANVPFGCYQTLGDLRIDFGRKSGFKNYYRELDLITGIALTEYEQDGVKYKREVFSSFPDRALVIRLTANRPNALSFSLSLNRSERFKTLAEKDRLVMSGKLNNGKDGDGMHYKTYAVPQLTGGTIKVNGNSLQIVKATSVTIILTAATNYRLHYPDYTNPNFENELNVVTQHATAKNYSLLRQRQVTDFSSFMKRSALQINNSNNNLPTNELMAKNVQNHNEGALYGLYYQYGRYLLLSSSRKGSLPANLQGIWANQIQTPWNGDYHTNINVQMNYWPAEVTNLSECQEQFVDLVSSLLAPGKRTAKVQYQMDGWVLHTITNVWGYTSPGEHPSWGMHVGGGGWMCEHLWEHYAFTQDKNYLAQVFPILKEASKFYLSWLVKDPKTGKLVSGPSPSPENSFLAPDGAKVQISMGPTHDQELIDELFSNTLKAADILKINDPGFLKKLTDAKRNLASPKIGSDGRLMEWADEFKEPEIEHRHLAHLYALYPSNQITKDKTPELAEAAKKSLEVRGDGGVGWTYAWKIALWARLNDGDRAFKILNAQLRPTSDTDTKYDQGGGSYYNLFDACPPFQIDGNFGVIAGMAEMLMQSHEDFISLLPALPTSWKEGSVKGLVARGGFVIDMNWKNLQLQSATLVAKKGGLCTISYQGKKVILHTKAGQHYQIGAADFK; this is translated from the coding sequence ATGAAGAAATCACCTCTATTTTTATTTTTTATATTAATTACCTGTACTGCAACAAAAGTTTTGTCTCAGTCAAATCATAAGGATAAAATCTGGTTTACTTCTCCTGCAAACGCCAATACAAAAGACAACCCAAATGGATGGAAAAGTGATCCTGAATGGCTTAAAGCACTGCCCGTTGGCAATGGTTTTTTAGGGGCAATGGTATTTGGTGATGTAAATCAGGAAAGGATCCAGCTTAACGAAAAATCTTTATGGAGCGGTAGTGTAGATGACAACGATAATCCGGATGCAGCAAAATACATCCCTGAAATAAGGAATCTCCTTTTTGAAGGAAAATATAAGGAAGCAGCCGAATTAACCAACAAAACACAGATCTGCATGGGTAAAGGCTCTGGTCAGGGCAGCGGTGCCAATGTTCCCTTTGGCTGTTACCAAACCCTGGGCGATCTGAGAATCGATTTCGGTAGAAAATCCGGTTTTAAAAATTACTACCGCGAACTCGATCTCATTACCGGAATAGCGCTAACAGAATATGAACAAGATGGTGTAAAATATAAACGGGAAGTTTTTTCCAGCTTTCCAGACCGGGCATTGGTGATTAGATTAACAGCGAATCGACCCAATGCATTATCATTTTCATTATCGCTAAACAGATCTGAAAGGTTTAAAACCCTGGCAGAAAAAGATCGCCTGGTAATGAGTGGAAAATTAAATAACGGTAAAGATGGCGATGGCATGCACTATAAAACCTATGCTGTTCCACAGCTTACCGGTGGAACAATAAAGGTAAACGGTAACTCCTTACAGATTGTAAAAGCAACTTCCGTTACCATTATTTTAACAGCGGCTACAAATTATCGTTTGCATTACCCCGATTATACCAATCCAAATTTTGAAAACGAATTGAATGTGGTAACTCAACATGCAACAGCCAAAAATTACAGTTTATTACGGCAAAGGCAGGTAACCGATTTCTCTTCATTTATGAAAAGGTCGGCTTTACAGATAAATAACAGCAACAATAATTTACCCACAAACGAGCTGATGGCTAAAAATGTGCAAAACCATAATGAAGGTGCATTATATGGACTTTATTATCAATACGGCCGTTACCTTTTGTTATCCTCCTCCCGCAAAGGAAGTTTACCTGCCAACTTACAGGGCATCTGGGCCAATCAGATCCAAACGCCCTGGAACGGGGATTACCACACCAATATTAATGTTCAGATGAATTACTGGCCTGCAGAGGTCACCAATCTGTCCGAATGCCAGGAACAATTTGTTGACCTGGTTTCATCGCTCTTAGCACCTGGAAAACGTACTGCGAAAGTACAGTACCAAATGGACGGATGGGTATTACATACCATTACAAATGTTTGGGGTTATACCTCGCCGGGAGAACATCCAAGCTGGGGCATGCATGTTGGTGGTGGTGGCTGGATGTGCGAACATTTATGGGAGCATTATGCTTTTACCCAAGACAAAAATTATTTGGCTCAAGTATTTCCTATCCTTAAAGAAGCCAGTAAGTTTTATTTGAGCTGGTTGGTAAAAGATCCAAAAACAGGCAAACTGGTATCAGGTCCTTCCCCATCACCCGAAAATTCATTCTTAGCCCCCGATGGTGCCAAAGTGCAGATCAGCATGGGCCCTACCCACGATCAGGAACTGATTGATGAACTGTTTAGCAACACTTTAAAAGCAGCTGATATTTTAAAAATAAATGATCCGGGCTTTTTGAAAAAATTAACGGATGCAAAACGAAATTTGGCTTCTCCAAAAATAGGATCAGATGGCCGGCTAATGGAATGGGCAGATGAATTTAAGGAACCGGAAATAGAACATCGCCACCTGGCGCACTTATACGCCCTTTATCCCAGCAACCAGATTACAAAAGATAAAACACCCGAACTTGCAGAGGCGGCAAAAAAATCGTTGGAAGTAAGGGGTGATGGAGGCGTAGGTTGGACTTATGCCTGGAAAATTGCCCTTTGGGCCAGGTTAAATGATGGCGACAGGGCCTTTAAAATATTAAATGCCCAGCTGCGTCCAACTTCAGATACCGATACCAAATACGACCAGGGTGGCGGAAGTTATTATAACCTGTTTGATGCCTGTCCTCCCTTTCAGATTGACGGAAATTTTGGTGTAATTGCAGGGATGGCCGAAATGTTGATGCAAAGCCACGAAGATTTTATTTCCTTATTACCTGCCTTGCCAACATCCTGGAAAGAGGGTTCGGTTAAAGGATTGGTAGCAAGAGGTGGTTTCGTAATCGACATGAACTGGAAAAACCTTCAATTACAATCGGCAACCCTTGTTGCCAAAAAAGGGGGACTATGTACCATCAGTTATCAAGGAAAAAAAGTAATATTACATACCAAAGCTGGTCAGCATTACCAAATTGGCGCTGCAGATTTTAAATAA
- a CDS encoding alpha-galactosidase, giving the protein MTPMKGIKTFLIILFIIQCTGLAAQETPLAYSAVVENLSSSDWLVNLNKHPAQVYYTADKKGIMLYNGLVKRVFTLSPGLACTDFKNMSNGQQLIRALKPEAKITINGTEYNVGGLYGQKENAYFLNQWTDQLDAKADFIYQSFKIDSIKPFLNWKNTTWASNRQQGKGKMLTFNFKSKQAALKGISISVHYELYDHIPLIIKWLSIENKREKAVKIDRVMNEILGVVEEESAVVGTEAQMKKQHGIYIESNYAFNNSMTYEISDQTTHWKKDTTYTSQVNYDYKTPALLEIYPENAPGILLNPKETFQSIRTHELLIDTYDRERKGLMIRKMYRTIAPWTTQNPIFMHLVSKNDDEVLNAIEQCANTGYEALIMSFGSHCNMEDTSAKNISHWKKIADLARKKGIAIGSYSLFSSRHISEEDDVVNPKTGKIGGAFFGNAPCFGSKWGLAYRDKIKYFLTKTGFSIWENDGPYPGDICASTTHPGHRDKEDSQWRQMEIQKELYHWCNENGIYVNAPDWYLLDGTNKVSIGYREVNFSLPRDQQKILNRQNIFDGNWEKTPSMSWGFVPLTKYQGGGPEAILEPLSEHLNDYKQLMMQYYGAGVQACYRGPRLYDTEATKATVIEVINWYKKYRGILNSDLFHLRRADGRDWDGWLHVNPSLKQKGLAMIFNPLKEKITRKIKIPLYYTGLTQTASVRVNDGKPQKLNLNRAYEIEIPVTLNPEEYKWITIE; this is encoded by the coding sequence ATGACACCAATGAAAGGCATAAAAACATTTCTGATAATTCTGTTTATTATTCAATGTACAGGCCTTGCAGCTCAGGAAACGCCTTTAGCCTATTCGGCGGTTGTAGAAAATTTAAGCTCATCCGATTGGCTTGTGAATTTAAATAAACATCCCGCTCAGGTTTATTATACGGCCGATAAAAAAGGAATCATGCTTTATAATGGATTGGTTAAACGTGTTTTTACATTATCGCCGGGTTTAGCCTGTACCGATTTCAAAAATATGAGCAATGGCCAGCAATTAATACGTGCTTTAAAGCCAGAAGCTAAAATCACCATTAACGGAACTGAATATAATGTTGGCGGACTTTACGGACAAAAAGAAAATGCCTACTTTCTTAATCAATGGACAGATCAACTCGATGCGAAAGCCGATTTCATTTACCAATCGTTCAAAATAGATTCCATAAAGCCTTTTCTTAATTGGAAAAACACTACCTGGGCTTCGAACAGGCAACAAGGGAAAGGTAAAATGCTCACCTTTAATTTTAAAAGTAAACAAGCCGCTTTGAAGGGTATCAGCATTAGTGTACATTACGAACTTTATGATCATATCCCGCTAATTATAAAATGGCTGAGCATAGAAAACAAGCGTGAAAAAGCGGTTAAAATAGACCGTGTAATGAATGAAATTTTGGGCGTAGTGGAAGAAGAAAGCGCAGTAGTGGGAACTGAAGCACAAATGAAAAAGCAGCATGGTATTTACATCGAATCTAACTATGCTTTCAACAATTCCATGACTTATGAAATAAGCGACCAAACCACACATTGGAAAAAGGATACCACCTACACTTCGCAGGTTAACTACGATTATAAAACGCCTGCCCTATTGGAAATATATCCAGAAAATGCACCCGGAATTTTGCTAAATCCCAAAGAAACTTTCCAGTCTATCCGCACCCATGAGCTACTGATCGATACTTACGACCGTGAAAGAAAGGGTTTGATGATTAGAAAAATGTACCGTACCATTGCCCCCTGGACCACGCAAAACCCAATCTTTATGCATTTGGTTAGCAAAAACGACGATGAGGTATTAAATGCAATAGAACAATGTGCAAATACAGGTTACGAAGCCTTGATTATGAGTTTTGGCAGCCACTGCAACATGGAAGATACTTCTGCTAAAAACATCAGTCACTGGAAAAAAATAGCAGATCTGGCCCGCAAAAAAGGCATAGCCATTGGTAGTTACTCCCTGTTCAGCTCCCGTCACATTAGCGAAGAAGATGATGTCGTAAATCCGAAAACAGGTAAAATTGGAGGAGCTTTTTTTGGCAATGCTCCTTGTTTTGGCAGTAAATGGGGATTGGCTTATCGCGATAAGATCAAATATTTTTTAACCAAAACTGGTTTTTCCATCTGGGAAAATGATGGCCCCTATCCTGGCGATATCTGTGCATCAACCACACATCCCGGTCACCGCGATAAAGAAGATTCGCAATGGCGGCAAATGGAAATCCAGAAAGAACTTTACCACTGGTGCAACGAAAACGGGATTTATGTAAATGCACCCGATTGGTACCTGCTGGATGGGACAAACAAAGTTTCGATCGGTTACAGAGAAGTTAATTTTTCGCTACCCAGAGATCAGCAGAAAATTTTAAATCGGCAGAATATTTTTGATGGCAACTGGGAAAAAACACCGTCCATGAGCTGGGGTTTTGTTCCCTTAACTAAATACCAGGGCGGTGGCCCGGAAGCCATACTGGAACCCCTATCAGAACACCTTAACGATTATAAACAGCTGATGATGCAATATTATGGCGCGGGTGTACAAGCCTGTTACCGCGGTCCTCGTTTATACGATACCGAAGCAACAAAAGCAACTGTAATCGAAGTCATCAATTGGTACAAAAAATACCGAGGCATTTTAAACAGCGATTTATTTCATTTACGCCGGGCAGATGGCCGGGATTGGGATGGCTGGCTTCATGTAAACCCATCGCTTAAACAAAAGGGGCTCGCCATGATTTTTAACCCTTTAAAAGAAAAAATCACCAGAAAAATCAAAATACCTTTATATTATACGGGTTTAACACAAACCGCATCTGTTCGTGTTAATGACGGGAAACCACAAAAATTAAACCTCAACAGGGCCTACGAAATAGAAATACCTGTTACCCTGAACCCGGAAGAATATAAATGGATTACGATTGAATAA
- a CDS encoding glycoside hydrolase family protein: protein MKKLLSLLLFITIINDVNAQITERPRPESWKQLVKGGAFKDRFLAMPDGKLSSDTWGAKNVLPRYVDNGIEDRQRSYWCGDIIQSKDNLYHLYVVGWKESAPKGHFEWPKSIIYHATAKTSFGPFVIKDTIGYGHNVDAFRAKNGKLVLYAIDKNYVADNENGPWTAGKFNFDKRDRPIIEGLSNLTFAQRTDGSYLMVCRGGGSWISESGLSTYYQISNKTAYPNIKGEFEDPVIWRDHIQYNLIVNDWLGRIAYYLRSKDGVNWVTEAGEAYVPGISFHQDGLVESWFKYERMRVFQDQYGRATQANFAVIDAQKEEDFANDNHSSKNIVIPLNPGVLITMLTKTLPDAKTRNIKIKVKAEKGFNPQTDIDLKSLRFGSSEVVNFGKGAKVIATEKSGNDLVLTFSTIGLALTKDEFAPKLLGKYLSGKMLFGYTRVPWVKYDEAILSARKPDFKVGSAKLTAAINIENFGLSTSQPGRIELYANINQQEKLIAKGDIPPIAKYANLVKTIAAANTFEKGQNYDFTLYIINGTNRSIFNFKAIPNLP from the coding sequence ATGAAAAAGCTACTATCCCTATTATTGTTTATTACCATTATCAATGATGTGAATGCGCAGATCACCGAACGCCCCCGTCCGGAAAGCTGGAAACAACTGGTAAAAGGTGGTGCTTTCAAAGACCGTTTCTTAGCCATGCCAGATGGAAAATTGAGCAGTGATACCTGGGGAGCAAAAAATGTACTACCAAGATATGTGGATAATGGTATTGAAGACAGACAGCGGTCTTACTGGTGTGGCGATATTATTCAATCAAAAGACAATTTATATCATTTATACGTAGTTGGCTGGAAAGAAAGTGCTCCCAAAGGCCATTTCGAATGGCCCAAATCAATTATTTACCACGCTACAGCTAAAACTTCGTTTGGTCCTTTTGTAATTAAAGATACCATTGGTTATGGCCATAATGTAGATGCTTTTAGGGCAAAGAATGGTAAACTGGTGCTGTATGCCATCGATAAAAATTATGTTGCCGACAATGAAAACGGTCCGTGGACAGCAGGGAAATTCAATTTTGATAAAAGAGACCGACCCATAATAGAAGGACTTTCCAACCTTACTTTTGCACAGAGAACAGATGGCTCTTACCTGATGGTTTGCAGGGGCGGCGGCAGCTGGATCAGCGAATCTGGCCTTTCAACCTATTATCAAATATCGAATAAAACGGCTTATCCGAATATAAAAGGAGAATTTGAAGATCCTGTAATTTGGCGCGATCATATTCAGTATAACCTAATTGTAAACGACTGGCTTGGCCGGATTGCTTACTACCTGCGCTCAAAAGATGGGGTAAACTGGGTTACCGAAGCAGGCGAAGCTTATGTTCCGGGCATTTCTTTCCATCAGGATGGTTTGGTAGAAAGCTGGTTTAAATACGAAAGAATGCGTGTTTTTCAAGATCAATATGGTAGGGCAACACAAGCCAATTTTGCCGTTATTGATGCACAGAAAGAAGAAGATTTTGCCAACGATAACCACAGCTCTAAAAACATTGTAATCCCTTTAAATCCGGGCGTTTTAATTACCATGCTTACCAAAACCCTGCCTGATGCTAAAACCAGAAACATTAAAATAAAGGTTAAAGCCGAAAAGGGTTTTAACCCGCAAACAGATATTGATCTTAAATCGTTGCGTTTTGGCTCATCTGAAGTCGTAAATTTTGGTAAAGGAGCCAAAGTGATCGCTACAGAAAAATCGGGCAACGACCTTGTTTTAACTTTTAGCACAATTGGTCTTGCCTTAACCAAAGATGAATTCGCGCCAAAATTGCTGGGCAAGTACCTATCCGGTAAAATGCTTTTCGGTTATACGCGTGTGCCCTGGGTAAAATACGATGAAGCCATTTTAAGCGCACGGAAACCCGATTTCAAAGTCGGTTCAGCAAAGCTAACAGCAGCAATAAACATAGAAAATTTTGGTTTGAGCACTTCGCAGCCTGGCAGGATAGAACTTTATGCCAACATCAATCAACAGGAAAAATTAATAGCCAAAGGTGATATTCCACCTATAGCTAAATATGCCAATCTGGTTAAAACAATCGCTGCAGCCAATACATTCGAAAAAGGGCAAAATTATGATTTCACCCTGTACATCATTAACGGTACTAACCGATCTATCTTTAACTTTAAAGCCATACCAAACCTGCCCTAA
- the can gene encoding carbonate dehydratase, producing the protein MCAKTIDTQDITYENLLQGNKDWVKDTIDNDPAFFDKLSEGQSPPVLWIGCSDSRVPANQITNTRPGDIFVHRNIANVVVHTDMNLLSVLDYSINVLKVKHVIVCGHYGCGGVKAALGNKQVGIIDNWLRNIRDVYRTHEREMATIKDPEQRFDRLVELNAIEGAANVTNTSIVQSAWANGQELAVHAWVYSLKTGIIKDLKVTCTCLDDVAPAFKVG; encoded by the coding sequence ATGTGCGCAAAAACAATAGATACACAAGATATCACTTACGAGAACTTATTACAGGGTAATAAAGACTGGGTTAAAGATACAATAGATAATGATCCTGCCTTTTTTGATAAATTATCAGAAGGTCAGAGCCCACCTGTTTTATGGATCGGCTGTTCAGATAGCCGTGTACCGGCCAACCAGATTACGAATACCAGACCAGGTGACATTTTTGTACACAGAAACATTGCCAATGTGGTGGTACATACTGATATGAACCTGCTTTCGGTGCTGGATTATTCGATTAATGTATTAAAAGTTAAACACGTTATTGTTTGCGGCCATTATGGTTGCGGTGGTGTTAAAGCTGCTTTGGGCAATAAACAAGTGGGTATTATTGATAACTGGTTGAGAAACATCCGCGATGTATACCGTACCCACGAACGTGAGATGGCTACCATTAAAGATCCGGAGCAGCGATTTGACCGCTTGGTTGAATTAAATGCCATTGAGGGCGCTGCAAATGTAACCAATACCTCGATTGTACAAAGTGCCTGGGCAAATGGACAGGAATTAGCTGTACATGCCTGGGTTTATAGCCTGAAAACAGGAATCATCAAAGACCTGAAAGTAACTTGTACTTGTCTTGATGATGTTGCTCCTGCGTTTAAGGTAGGATAA
- a CDS encoding SulP family inorganic anion transporter: MQKFNPAFSGSDVKKYILKKNLKKDLPASIVVFLVALPLCLGIALASGAPLFAGLITGIIGGIVVASFSGSQLSVSGPAAGLTVIVLGAITSLGSYPTFLLAVVLAGVFQLILGLVKAGTIGNYFPSSVIEGMLAAIGLILILKQLPHALGVDTDFTGDEGFFQQDHENTFSAITAALSHFSLAAVVISLLSIAILIIWPKFPKLAVVPAPLLVVTLGVLGTLLFAGTDHPLRADQMVKIPVVGGFGEFVGLFTLPDFSQLANKNVYIVALTIAIVASLETLLSIEAVDKIDPIKRVTPTNRELIAQGIGNITSGMVGGLPMTSVIVRSSANVNAGGRTKMSAIFHGTWLLLSLLFIPGLINMIPLSCLAAILLVTGYKLTRISLFKHMYHKGWDQFVPFVITVVAVLFTDLLKGVAVGMLVSVLYLLRTNMRNPFFYRISNEGDKKNIRIKLAEEVSFLNKAAIQVVLTNIPKETNVIIDGSNARYIDPDVLETIYNYKHNAYTKGIIVTLENIQKHYSVPKLNIKVEEDINKL, translated from the coding sequence ATGCAAAAGTTTAACCCGGCCTTTTCAGGTTCGGATGTGAAGAAATATATTCTTAAAAAGAATTTAAAGAAAGATTTACCTGCAAGTATTGTAGTGTTTTTAGTGGCATTGCCATTGTGTTTGGGTATTGCACTGGCCTCGGGTGCGCCATTGTTTGCCGGTTTAATTACCGGCATTATAGGAGGAATAGTGGTTGCTTCCTTTAGTGGTTCGCAGCTTAGTGTGAGTGGTCCGGCGGCGGGTTTAACCGTTATTGTGCTGGGTGCCATTACCTCTTTGGGCAGTTATCCAACCTTTTTACTTGCCGTTGTACTGGCCGGGGTTTTCCAATTGATTTTGGGCCTGGTTAAAGCCGGAACGATTGGTAATTACTTTCCATCAAGCGTAATTGAAGGGATGCTTGCCGCCATCGGACTGATTTTGATTTTAAAACAGTTACCGCATGCGCTGGGCGTTGATACGGATTTTACGGGTGATGAAGGATTCTTTCAACAAGATCACGAAAATACTTTTTCTGCGATTACAGCAGCCCTGAGCCATTTTAGTTTGGCAGCAGTGGTCATCAGCTTGTTATCGATAGCGATTTTGATTATATGGCCTAAATTTCCGAAACTGGCCGTGGTGCCTGCACCCTTATTGGTGGTAACTTTAGGGGTTTTAGGAACGCTTTTGTTTGCCGGTACTGATCATCCTTTACGCGCCGATCAGATGGTGAAAATCCCGGTGGTAGGCGGTTTTGGTGAATTTGTGGGTTTATTTACCCTACCTGATTTTTCGCAACTGGCCAACAAAAATGTTTACATCGTAGCTTTAACCATTGCTATTGTGGCCAGTTTAGAAACTTTGCTGAGTATTGAGGCGGTAGATAAAATTGATCCGATTAAACGTGTAACACCTACAAACAGGGAATTAATTGCACAGGGTATAGGTAACATTACCAGCGGCATGGTTGGCGGTTTACCGATGACATCGGTAATTGTACGTAGCTCGGCCAACGTTAATGCAGGCGGCAGGACCAAAATGTCGGCCATTTTTCATGGCACCTGGCTGTTGTTATCGCTGTTGTTTATTCCGGGTTTAATCAACATGATTCCGTTATCATGTTTAGCAGCTATTTTATTGGTAACCGGTTATAAATTAACACGCATCAGCTTGTTTAAACACATGTACCATAAGGGCTGGGACCAGTTTGTTCCGTTTGTAATTACAGTAGTAGCGGTTTTATTTACCGATCTGTTAAAAGGTGTGGCTGTTGGTATGCTGGTTTCGGTTTTGTATTTATTGCGTACCAATATGCGCAATCCCTTCTTTTACAGGATCTCGAACGAAGGTGATAAAAAGAACATCAGGATTAAACTGGCAGAAGAGGTTTCCTTTTTAAATAAAGCAGCGATACAGGTGGTTTTAACGAATATCCCCAAAGAAACAAACGTGATTATTGATGGTTCTAACGCGAGGTATATTGACCCGGATGTATTGGAAACCATTTACAATTACAAACATAATGCTTATACAAAAGGCATTATAGTAACTTTAGAAAACATACAGAAACATTACTCTGTACCAAAATTAAATATAAAAGTAGAAGAAGACATTAATAAATTATAG